DNA from Geobacter sulfurreducens PCA:
CCGGCCGCCCTGGCCACGCTCGCAGCCAGTTCCTCATCGGACTTCTCCCAGGGGGACTTGGCGTTCAACACTGGCCAGATGGGGTTGTTTACCGTCAGGTCGAGCTGCTTCGCAAAGGTCACCATCCCCTCGTACCCCGCATAGGGATGGGAACGCCCATGGTTGATATCCAGGAACGGCGTCTTGGTTTTCAGGGCCAGGAACTTGGTCTTCCCGCCGGCAACGATCAGATCGGGCATCTTGTCATACATGACCTTGAGGAGCCCGGCGCTGGAAGTGTCCTCGATGATCCCGGCATCCTGGTGCATGAGGGCCTTCATCCGGTAGAAATCCTCCAGGGTCGAGTTCTGGGTGCCGGCGGCCAGGATCTCCACCCCCAGCTCCCGCAGGGCGTTCACCATGGACCAGGTCTTGACCCCGCCGGTGAAAAGAACCGAGCGCTTCCCTTCGAGCCGTGCCCGGTAGGGGGCAAGCCGCTCCCGGCATTGCGCCTCTTCCTCTTCCAGGAGCTTCTCCACCCGGTCCTGCATGATCCGCTTCTCCAGCCCGCCCACGGCGTCATCCAGCTCCCGGGCGATGTCCCGCAGGGCCTTGGCCGTGTCGGTCATGCCGTAAAAGGACTCCTCCAGGTAGGGCATGCCGTAGTTCTTCTGCATCTTCCTGGCGAGGTTGGTGAGACTCTTGGAGCAGATGATGACGTTCAGCTTCGCCCGGTGGGCGTAGCGGAGATCCTCGAATTTGGCGTCACCGCTGAAACAGGAGAGAATCTGGATACCGAGCCGGTCGAACAGCGGCAGCATCCCCCAAAGGTCGCCGGCGATGTTGTATTCGCCGATCAGGTTGATGGGATACTCTCCCAGCACCGGCGGCTCGGCGGTGCCGATGACGTGCTTCAGGAGCACCTCGCCGGCCAGGCGGTTGCCGATGTTCTTGTCGCCGATGAAGCCGGGAGTGTTGACCGGGATCAGGGGGATGGCGACCTTTTTCTGGGCCGCCTTGCAGACCGCCTCCACGTCGTCGCCGGTCATGGCGGTGACGCAGGTGGCATAGACGAACATGGCCTTTGCCTGGCCCGCATAGCGCTCCGCCAGCTCCAGGATGGCCCGGTAGAGCTTCTTCTCGCCGCCGAAGATCACGTCGTTTTCCAGCATCTCGGTGGTAAAGCCCCTGCGGTAGAGCTGGGAGCCCGAAGAGCGGGCACCCCGGTTATCCCAGGAGTTGCCGGCGCAGGCGATGGGGCCGTGCACCAGATGGATCACGTCGGTGACCGGCATGAGCACCACCCGGGCGCCGTCATAGGCACAGGAGCGCTCGGTGCCCTCCCCCGGTTCCGATTTCTTGCAGAATTTCGGGGCACCCTTTTCGTGGGTTTCGCAGTCGGTTGTGTCGTAATAATCGGGTCTTGCCATGGTGACCTCGAATGTTTCCTGCAAAAGAAAACGCCGCCATTCCGGAGAATGGCGGCGTCGTTGCCGCGTCGGTCTCTGCCCTGCTCACTGATGGTTCAAACGCTCCTTTGCACCCCACGTGCCAATCGATAACGTGCTGTTTTCATGGGAAATTGCAACCAGGATTGCTGCCGGACAACCAGCGTTGCGGGATGGATTTGCTCATTTTTTATGCACTACCAGGTGCGGAAGCGCCCCGAATCCAGGTGGACAAAGCCCGAGTGCGGATAGTAGCCGACCCCGCCGCACCGGAAGCCCGCGGCCAGATCCCGCAGGACCGCCAGGCTGACCCCGGGCACGGCGATGTCGATGGCCTTCCCCTCCATGTGGAGGCTCTGCTTTGCCACCGCGCCGTTGTGTTCGCTGAGTATCCGGTTGTATTCGGGGGACCGGTAGCCGGAGATGATGCGGAACTCCCTGCCGCCCCCCAGTACCTTGTCGACCATGTTCAGGTATTCGATCACCGCCAGGTCCATTTCGGTATGCTGGTTGGTGAAGTGGCAGCGGAGCAGCCAGTTGATGGAGTTGAGGGCATCCAGGTCCACCTCGCCGTCCGGAGTCCGGTAGGTCACCGACAGGTGCTCGCCCGTGTGAATGTTACGCAGGGAGAGCCTGCCGACAGGGTAGCTCTCTTCCAGAAATTCCGTGGCCAGGGCAGACCCTATGCCCCTGAGACAGAGCACCCCCAGCAGTGATGCCCTGAGAAATCCCCGCCTGCTGAAATAATGATCCGACACGCCATCCTCCACCGAAAACCAGTTGTCATGTGGTAGCAAAAAGGTGAGGGAGATGTCAATCTTGCGTCCCCGGGGCCGCTCTTTTTCAGTGAGTAGCACCACCCGGTCCGCATTATCCAGTAACACCAAATAGGTACTGATGCGTAATTTTGCATTGCCCTACTACTTTAATTTTTATAGAATCACTCCACATAAAATAATCTCAATAAAGTCTTTCACAGGAGGATATATGCGCAGACATTCCAACAAAACGAATCCGGTTGCGGCGGGGATTCTGTTCATCACCCTGGCATGCTGGGCGGGAAACGCCATGGGGTGGGGCACTTCGGGTGACAGTAGGAGTACCTGGGGCGGTTCGGGGTCATCCCTGAATCTAAACCTTGCGTTCACTGATTGCGCGAAATGCCATACCTCCACTAACAACGTCAACCGACACCACGACCTGATCACGAAAAAGGGTAAGCAGTGCCTCGCCTGCCACACCATGACGGCGGACAACTCGGGGCAATATACCGTTCAGGTCCAGCGGGACTGCCAGGCCTGTCACACATCCTCCGTCCACGACAACGTCCAGCACAATGTCAGCACCTGTAGCCGTTGCCACGGCAGCGACGTCATCAACATCCACTCGGGGTGGCGTTCATACACCAGCACATTGTCGGTCTGCTACCTCTGTCACACCAGCACCAATGCCAAGGTCAAGGCGACCATCGCGAAGGGTGTGAGCGGACAGACCGTTTACTGCACCGACTGCCACGGTAGCAACCCCCACAGTTGGGGAGGCACCTGGGGGCGCTGACCGGGACTGATAAGGACGAGGAATCATGCGAAGGGCCGGGGCAGCACATGTTCCGGCTCTTCGTGCGTGCAGCCCGGCATAAAGAACCATGTTCATGTCTTGCGAACGGAACAACGCATAAACCTGGGAAATGCCATTTTTGGAAAAAATTCACCCAAGGCTTGACTCACCCCCAGTTGTTAGGTATTTTTCTTACATGGAATCATTAGTCAACAAGCGGACGGTCATGTGCCATGCCGAAATCAAACATACTTACCACAGGACAAGAGGACGCCTTTGAAAAGGCATGCAGAGATGCCGGGTTGCGGCTCACCCATCAGCGCCTGGAGATCTACCGTCAACTGGCCACCTCTACTGACCATCCGTCGGCGGAGACGCTCCATCAACGGTTGCGCCGGGACAACCCCACCCTCTCCCTTGATACGGTCTACCGGACCCTGGCGGTCTTCGCGCACCACGGTATAATCAATAAAGTCGAGACGGTCGAAAGCCAGTCGCGATTCGAGGCGAAACGCATGCGGCATCACCACCTGATCTGCAGCAGATGCAAGGAAATAATCGATTTCCAGTGGCACCACATCGACGAGGCCCCCCTGCCCGAAGAGACCAGAACCTGGGGGCGGATCGACAACAAGAACGTCGTGATATACGGCGTGTGCAACAAGTGCCTTGAGGCGAAAAAGGCATCGTAACTTTTTTGTGCCCAGCCACTAGTAATTATTCTTACCTGATAATTATTACAGCCAGGCTTCCACCTCCCTTCCATGCCCATAAACCGACTGATTGCGAGGCTGCCGCGTCCGGCAGCGACGCGACCCGGACGGTTGCGCATTCCATTCGTAAAGGAGATGACCAATGGAGAGGAAACGTCTCACAACCAATTCCGTCGCCCCCCTCTGCCTCAAGGCCGACCAGGCCTACGGCACAGAGGTGGTCGACACCCAGGCTATCCCGCTGAACGATGTGACTGCCGACTGACAACGGGGAAATTTCCGATCAGCGCCGGGCAGGGCAGACTTCCGGCCTCCCGCCCGGCGATTCCATGGCAAGTCGATCCATTGGCGCAACAGAACACAAGGAGGAACTCATGAAAAAAAGGACGTTGATGCTCACGAGGCTTCTGGCGGGAGGGTGTCTCGGGGTGCTGGCCGGGGTAGCCATGGTTCAGGCACAGGCGGAAAAGAGTGTGACCAGCTATGCTCCGGTGGCGGTAACGGAAAGTATCTCCTCGGTCATCTCCCGGATGAAAGCCGCGAAACCGGAGATCATGAAGCGGCAGCAGAATCTGCTGGCAGAGCGCTACGATCTCGGCAACCACCCGGCCAAGGGCATCACCATGGCCAACGGCAAGGCAGTGCAAGAAGGTGTCCGCGTCAAGCTACCCAAGGGAATGACCTGGGAGAAGCTGGCCCGGATGAGCCCCGAGGAAATCCGGGACAAGAATTTGTACCCGGCAGGATTTTTCCCCCTCCCCCACCCCAATCATCCGGAGGGGGGAATGCTGTTTCCCAAGTTCCATATCGATGAGATCAAAAAGCAGGAGGCGCGGGATCTGACCCGGTTCGACCTGGACTTTGACCTGCCCGATCATTTCCTGCCCGAATTCCCGGCACCGATCTACCTGACGACCCGCCCCGACCTGGGCGATGTGTCGAAAGGGAAACTGGTCACGATCAACAACTACTATGAGCTGTTCAACGGCATCCTGAACCCCAAGCAGCTGGAAGGGCTGAGACTGCTGGTGACGCCCTTCCCGCAGCAGCAATTCAACCAGACCGAGGATCGGCGCTCGGAGCAGCCGAGCCGGGGCGTCACCTGCTTTGACTGCCACGCCAACGGGCACAGCAACTCCACAACCCACCTGGTCGGCGATATCAGGCCCCAGGAATTCCGGCATCGCCTTGACACCCCGACCCTCAGGGGGGTGAATATCCAGCGGCTGTTCGGTTCGCAGCGGGCGCTGAAGAGCGTTGAAGACTTCACCGAGTTCGAGCAGCGGGCCGCCTATTTCGACGGTGACCCGGTCATTGCCACCAAAAAAGGGATCAATATCCTCGACCGGGGCCACCAGGTCCACGCTATGGCGGAATTCATGGCCCTCTTGGACTTCCCGCCGGCCCCCAAGCTGGGCATAGACGGCAAACTGGATCCGAGAAAGGCCACCGAGTCGGAGATGCGCGGACAGGAGCTGTTCTTCGGCAAGGCCAAATGCGGGGTTTGCCATCCCGCCCCGTACTATACGGACAACACCATGCACAACCTTCGCGCGGAGCGTTTCTTCAAGCCCCAGATGATCAACGGCAGAATGGCTTCGGCCGATGGCCCCATCAAGACCTTCCCGCTGCGCGGCATCAAAGATTCGCCCCCCTACCTGCACGACGGCCGTCTGCTGACCCTGGAAGATACCGTGGAGTTTTTCAATCTGCTCACCGAAACCACCCTGACCGAGCAGGAAAAGCTTGACCTGGTCGCCTTCATGCGCCAGCTGTGAGAATCGTCAGAGACAGGCAGGGGAAATACTTCAATGACCGCATCGTACCGTTTTGTTCTCATGACCCTGCTGGCAGGGATGTTCGCACTGCCCGCCGCCGGCACTGCCGCGGCGGGTAGCGCCCCCCAGTCGGCAGTGACGCCGCAGCAGAAAGAAGCGACAGAGTTCCCCGATGTCATTATCTATACCCTGTCCACCTGCCCCCACTGCGCCGAGGCGAAGGCATACCTCGCCAAACGGGGCATCCCCTTCACAAACCGGGAAGTGGACACCGACGACGAGTATATGGCGGAGCTGATAAAGATCTTTGACGACATGAAGGTTCCGGACGAACGTCGCGGAGTCCCGCTGTTCGTTGTCGCCGGAAAAACGCGGCTGCAGGGATTCGACAAGGCCAAGCTCGAAGAGGCGATCAATGGCGGGGCCGAAAAATGACCATGCCCGCGGGTGAGTGGGTGAAAGACAGGGCCCGTCGCACGCAGCAACTCAATACACAACTATCGAGGAGATCATCCATGAAACAATTGTCCGTGTCGCTTGCCATCCTCTGTGCAGTCGCAACCAGCGAGGCATTCGCCGCCGATGAGCTGCAGCAGCGTGCCCAGGGCCTCTTCAAGCCGGTTCCTGCCAAGGCGCCCACCCTGAAGGGCAACCCGGCATCGCCGGTTAAAGTGGAGCTCGGCAAGATGCTCTATTTCGACCCGCGGCTGTCCGCCTCCCATCTCATCAGCTGCAATACCTGTCACAACGTGGGACTGGGCGGCGGGGACCTCCAGGCAACCTCCACCGGCCACGGCTGGCAAAAGGGGCCCCGCAATGCACCGACGGTTCTCAACTCGGTCTTCAACACCGCCCAGTTCTGGGACGGCAGGGCCAAGGATCTGGCCGAACAGGCCAAAGGTCCGGTGCAGGCCTCGGTCGAGATGAACAACACGCCGGATCAGGTGGTTAAGACCCTGAACAGCATCCCCGACTATGTCGCCCTGTTTAAAAAGGCGTTCCCGGGCGAAAAGGACCCGGTGACCTTCGACAACATGGCAAAGGCCATCGAGGTGTTCGAGGCGACCCTGATCACCCCCGACTCCCCCTTCGACCAGTATCTCAAAGGGAAGAAAAAGGCCCTTGACGGAAAACAGACCGCCGGCCTCAAGCTTTTCCTCGACAAAGGCTGCGTCGCCTGCCATGGCGGCCTCAATCTGGGCGGTACCGGCTACTTCCCGTTCGGGGTCGTGGAAAAGCCCGCGGAGAACATCCTTCCCCTCGGCGACAAGGGAAGGTTTGCGGTCACGAACACCGCCAAGGACGAGTACGTGTTCCGGGCGCCCTCCCTGCGCAACGTCGCCATCACCTATCCCTACTTCCATTCGGGCGTCGTCTGGAGCCTGAAGGAAGCGGTGGCCGTCATGGGTTCCGCCCAGTTCGGCATCAAGCTGAGCGATGATGAAAGCGAGGCCATTGCAGCCTTCCTCGGCAGCCTCACCGGCAAGCAACCCAAAGTCGTGTATCCGATCATGCCGGCCAGCACCGACGCAACACCGCGCCCCAGACTGTAAGCGACTCCCGTTGCGCCCCTCCTCGTGCCGAAGCGGGGCCTCATGAATGAAGCGGCCAGCGGCCCACGCTGGTGTTGCCGCATCGATTCTGGTATAGAACATATTCCAACCACTGCTGGAAAGGAGAGCTGTACATGTCACTGAAAGGCACCAAAACCGAGCAGAACCTGCTGAAGTCATTTGCCGGCGAAAGCCAGGCACGCAACCGCTACACCTACTTTGCCGCCGCCGCCCGCAAGGAAGGGTACGTGCAGATCGCCGACATCTTCGAGGAAACCGCCAACCAGGAGAAGGAGCACGCCAAGCGCTTTTTCAAGTTCCTGGAGGGGGGAGACCTGGAAATCACCGCCTGCTTCCCCTCTGGCAAGATCGGGACCACTGCCGAAAACCTGCTGGCCGCCGCCATGGGCGAGCATGAAGAGCATTCCGACCTCTACCCGGCGTTCGCCCAGGTGGCCCAGGAAGAGGGATTTCCGGCAATCGCGGCGGTCTGGCGGGCCATTTCCGTGGCGGAAAAGCAGCACGAGAAGCGTTATCGTGACCTGCTCGCCAATATCGAGAACAACCGGGTCTTCACCCGCGAAGGTGAAGTAGTCTGGCGCTGCCGCAACTGCGGCTACCTCCACACCGCCGCCGGAGCGCCGGAGCTGTGCCCTGCCTGCGCCCATCCCAAGGCACACTTCGAACTGCTCGGAGAAAACTGGTAAAGCGCCGCCGGTGCAGCATCAAGGCGCGTCCCGGTGCGGGACGCGCCTTTTTATTTAAGGCACGGAACATGCAGTTTTCACCCCGGGATGACTGCCCGCGGCCCCGGACGCGCAATCGTCATCCAGGCTGGTTGCATTATGGTAACAAAAACTAATTTGCACTGCGCATACTAAACAAATAGAATAAACATTTCTCTCGACACTCCCCCCACAAACATTGCACTCCGGTGACTGAATGAGCACAGAAGCCCCGTCACGTGATATAGCCGATCTGAGCACCCTCACAGCAGTTGTGGACTGCATGCCGGCGCCGGCCCTTTTGATCGAGGACGAGCGGGTGTTCTGTAACCGTGCGACTGAAGCCCTCACCGGGTACCGGCGAGATGAACTCTCATCCCTTGACGCGTGGTTCCGCTCCCTGTTCGGCTCCGAGCACGAAAGGGCCAGGAGTCGGTTCGACGCCGACCGGGCAACCGGGTTTCCCGTTGTGCGGCGGGAAATCATAACCAGGAAGGACGGGAGCCGGCGCCTGGTAGAGGTCGCGGGGTCGATCTGCGGCAAGTTGATGTGCATCCTGCATGACATCACCGACCTCATGGACGTCCGGCTGCAGCTGCAGGAGCACGCGGAGCGCTACCGGATCATCAAGAGCACATCCATGGACGGCTTCTGGGTGGTAGACCTCCACGGCAACGTCGTGGAAGTCAACGACGCATGCTGCCACATTCTGGGATACAGCCGGGAAGAACTGCTGACCATGTCCCTTCACGACATCGACGCGACCGAAAGCGTGGAGGAGACGCAGAAACACATCCGGGACATCGTCGAACAAGGTTCCGAGCGCTTCGAAGTCCGCCACCGCCGCAAAGACGGCACCGTCATCGACGTTGAGGTCAGCACGACGTTTCAGCCCGCTTCGCGCTGCTTCCACACCTTTATCCGGGACATCAGCGAACGCAAGCAGACCGAAGAGGCCCTCCGGAAAAGCGAGGAACGCTTCCGCCTTGCCATGGAGGCAACCACCGACGGCATCTGGGACTGGAATATCGCGGCTGATAGTGGTTACTTCAGCCCGGCCTACTACCGGATCCTGGGGTACGAGCCGGAGGACTTCTCCCCCTCTTTCCAGGTGTGGATGGAGCTCCTGCACCCGGAAGATCGGGAACGGGCCATCAGCACCAACATAGACTGTGTCGAGGGGAGAACACAGGGCTTCCAGGCAGAGTTCCGCATGAAGGCCAAGGACGGCAGTTGGCGCTGGATTCTCGGCCGGGGGTCGGCCGTGAACAGGGATCGCCGGGGAAAAGCCCTGCGCCTCATCGGCACCCATCAGGACATCACCGAACGCAAAACAGCGGAAGAGGCGCTGCGCAACCGCGAGTGGCTGCTGCGGGAGGCCCAGCGGATCGGCTGTCTCGGCACCTACGATTACGATATCGTGCACGACAATTGGGAATGCTCCGCCGAGTTGGACCGGATCTTCGGCATACACACGGCTACCCCCAAAAACCTTGAATTCTGGCTCGATCTGATTCACCCGGAGTTCAGGGAGAAGATGAAGGACTACTTCGCGTCGCTTCTCACCGAGCGGACATGGTTCAACATGGAGTACAAGATCATCCGCCCGTCTGACGGCCAGGAACGCTGGGTTTACGGCACGGGAGAGTTCACCCGCGACAACGAGGGCAGGCCGGTCCGCATGATCGGGACGATCCAGGACATCACCGAACGCAAGCAGACAGAGGAAACCATCGGCAAGCTCAACCGGGAACTCGACAGGCGCGTCATGGAACGAACCGGCCAATTGGAAGAAGCCATCCGGGAGCAGGAATCCTTCAGCTATTCGGTTTCCCATGATCTGCGGGCGCCGCTGCGGCACATCAACAGCTACAGCAATCTGGTTATCGAGGACTACAGCGATCAGATCCCCGTGGAGGCCCGCTACTACCTCGAACGCATCTGTACGGCAAGCGGCAAGATGGGGCAACTGATCGACGATCTGCTGGAGCTTTCGCGGGTGGGCCGGGTCGAGTTGCGTAAAGGCACCGTTAACCTGAGCAAAAATGCGGCATCGGTCGCATCGATGCTTCAGGAAACCGAGCCCTACCGCGCCGTTGATTGGGTCATTGCCGGCGATCTTACGGCGCAGGCCGACCGGACCCTGATCCGGCAGGTGTTGCTCAACCTGATGGGCAACGCCCTGAAGTACACCGCCAAGACGTCCCGGGCGCGAATCGAGATCGGCAGCGCCGTGATCGATGGCGAGACGGTCTTCTTCGTCAGGGACAACGGCGCCGGTTTCGACATGGCTTACGTGAACAAACTGTTCCGCCCCTTCCAGCGGCTGCACGGCGGCGAGTTCCCCGGCACCGGCATCGGTCTGGCAACAGTCCAGCGGATCATCCAACGGCACGGCGGCCGGGTCTGGGCAGAGGGCAAAGTCAACGGCGGAGCAACGTTCTATTTCTCCCTGCCTGAAATCTGACGATCGTGCACTCCCTCCCTGCAGCGAAAAGGGCGTTCCCCGATGGAGAGCGCCCTTTTTGCTGCGGACACAGAGTTCGACTGGTACATCAAGCGGTTCACGTCAGTCTTGCTGAACGTTCCTGATGGTCTCCTTAAGCATGGACAGCCGGTACGGCTTCTGGATGAACCCTGCCAGCCCCTTTCCGGCAAAGCGCTGGTTGATCTCCTGCTCGTTATAGCCGCTGGACATGATTACCTTAACGTCGGGCTTGAGCTGCCGCAGCTCCCGGAAGGTCTGTTCGCCGTCCAGATGGGGCATCGTGAGATCGAGAATGATACAGCAGATCTTTTCCTGGTGCTGCGCAAACACTTCGAGCGCCTCGCGGCCGTCCATGGCGGTCAGGACATCGAACCCGAGTTCTTTCAGCATCTCAGCACCGATGCCGATAACCGTTTCCTCGTCATCGACCAACAGGACAGTGCCGCATCCTTTCCACACCGCCTGCTTCTGCTGATCGCCATTGAACAGGTCTTTGGGTTTGTCGCCGGCCGGCAGGAGCACCTTGAACGTCGTGCCCCGGCCGGGCTCGCTGTAGACCCGTATCGCCCCCTTGTGCCCGCGTACGATGCCCAGCACCGCAGCCATCCCCAGGCCGCGGCCGGTAAACTTGGTTGTGAAGAACGGGTCGAAGATCTTCGACACGGTCTCCCTGTCCATGCCGCAACCGGTGTCGGCAACCTCCAGCCAGACGTAGAGTCCTTCGGGGATCGACTCATTGAGCCAGGCGTTGCTTAAATACTTCCTGTCGCACTGCATGCACCCCGTGCTGATGGCGATGACGCCGCTCTTATCGGCAATCGCCTCTGAGGCATTGATAACCAGGTTCATGATGATCTGGCGGAGTTGGGTGGCATCGGCATCGACCGTGGGCAGAGAGTCGGCAAAATTGAAGCGGAGCACGGCCTTCTTGGAAATGGAGACTTGCAGCATATGGGTCATCTCTTCGACCAGCCGGTTCAGATCGATCGGTTCGATGACGAATTTACCCTTGCCGGAATAGGCGAGCATCTGCTTGGCAAGATCGGATGCCCGGTTGGCAGCCCGTTCGATTCGCGCCAGGTTGTCGCGCACCGGTGATTCGGGATTGAGACGCATCAGTGCGAGGTCGGTATTGCCGACGATTGCCGTCAGGATGTTATTGAAGTCATGGGCGATGCCGCCGGCGAGCACGCCGAGGCTCTCCAGTTTCTGGGCATGAAGGAGCTGTTTCTCAAGGCTCTCGTGTTCTTCTTCAGCGCGCTTGCGTTCGGTGATGTCCCTGACAACAGCACAATTGAACTCATCGTTGTCGTGACGAATATAGTTGGCAACGATCTCGACCGGAATAATGCGGCCATCTTTAGTGCGATGGCGCGACTCGAACCGGAGGGTTCCCTGCCTGCGAAGTTCCGGGAAGTGCTGCGCCCATACTTCAGGCGGGGAGTCGGGGTCTACATCGAAGACCCCACGGTTCAACAGTTCTTCGCGGGAATAGCCAAGAGTGCGGCACGCGGCCTCGTTGACATCTACAAAACGGGCGTCGGGCGTGATCCAGAAAATCGCGTCGGATACGGCATTGACGCTGGCGCGGGTTAAATGCAGCAACGCTTCGGCCTTCTTGCGGTCGGTGGTGTCCGAGGCCGCACCGTAGAGGATCAGTTCGTCCTCCGTTGCACCTTGTTCGCACTGGCAGGAATCCGTTATCCACCGGATACTCTCATCTTTGGCTATGATCCTGAACGATATATCCCTGATATCGCCCGGCTTGAGGCTAGCAAGGGCCTCTGCCGTCGGGTGCTTATCGTCAGGGTGGACTATTGAGAGCCAGCAACCGCGCGCGAACATCTCCTCGCTGCTGTAGCCGGAGATTGCATTCAATGCACCGCCGATCCACTTGATTCGATATGGCTCCTTCCCCTTGCGCGAGCACTTGTGGACATAGTCCGATGTGAGGGTGGTGAAGTGGCGATAGTTCTCTTCGCTTTCCGCAAGTGCTTCGGTGCTTTGCCTGACGCGTTGACGCAGCCTCGTGTTGAAGAAAAAGAGGCCGGCGAGGATCACTGCCGCCGTCAATGAGGCGGTCGTGGCAACGAATGCCGCTGTAAATTCATCGTCCAGAGGGATGCGGATCGATTCGATCGCACGAATTGTCCCGGCCGACTCATTGAAACCGCCCTGGCCGGAATAGATCTGCTGCAGCCCGATTGGCGAATCAGCGCGATTGCCGTGGCAGCGCAGGCACGCCTGATTGGTTTCGAGAAACGGTTTGGCGTAGAGAAGGTACTTTTTCCCGTCAATGGTCCTGATCTCGGAATGGGATTTGAGGTCGCGCCGGGTATTGAATAGCCCGAGGAGATAGGCCTCCCGCTCGTCCGCAATGTTCACCGGGTTCCTTGGATTTTGCGAAGCCATTTTGTAGTACACCAGCGGGAGCCCCTCCTTTTCCCGCTCCTTGTTGAAGAGGCCGTGCATGACTCTGGTCATGTAGGATGAAGAGAGGAGTTGCGGCGCATAGAAATCACGGGCAATCTTGCCCTCATCCTTGGCCTTGTAGTAGGTGGGATGCATCACCTGCTGGATGTACGCATGGAATGATCGATGAGAGAGGATAATGCTCTTGAGGTTCTCCTCCGCCTTGTGTACGACGTACCTGGTAACGGCGAAGTAGGTGACAACCCCGATTGTGACTGTCAGGGCCGCAGCAGACAGCAGTTGCCGGATCAATTTCATTATCCCTCCACAATCTGCCTGTTCGGGTCTTTCGGGCACTGCATTGGAGCTTTGGTTCAGGCCGAAAGGCAACTGAATTCTACACCTAAACCGCAGACATGGCTATATATCCTTATGCCGATTCAGTAGCGACCAAAACGCGCACAGCAATCTGGTCTTGTACCCGGATTGCCTGGTCTGGAGTGACAGGGTTCTTTTCAAATCCAGCGGACACGCAATTTCAACCAGCCAACCATGTTCCAGTTCCCTGTTAACGGCAATCCTCGAAAGGCAGCCTACCCCCAGCCCCG
Protein-coding regions in this window:
- a CDS encoding bifunctional nitrogenase iron-molybdenum cofactor biosynthesis protein NifEN, translating into MARPDYYDTTDCETHEKGAPKFCKKSEPGEGTERSCAYDGARVVLMPVTDVIHLVHGPIACAGNSWDNRGARSSGSQLYRRGFTTEMLENDVIFGGEKKLYRAILELAERYAGQAKAMFVYATCVTAMTGDDVEAVCKAAQKKVAIPLIPVNTPGFIGDKNIGNRLAGEVLLKHVIGTAEPPVLGEYPINLIGEYNIAGDLWGMLPLFDRLGIQILSCFSGDAKFEDLRYAHRAKLNVIICSKSLTNLARKMQKNYGMPYLEESFYGMTDTAKALRDIARELDDAVGGLEKRIMQDRVEKLLEEEEAQCRERLAPYRARLEGKRSVLFTGGVKTWSMVNALRELGVEILAAGTQNSTLEDFYRMKALMHQDAGIIEDTSSAGLLKVMYDKMPDLIVAGGKTKFLALKTKTPFLDINHGRSHPYAGYEGMVTFAKQLDLTVNNPIWPVLNAKSPWEKSDEELAASVARAAGHARAYLDEDLKDSRVKVPTKPATVNPQKNSPALGATLAYLGIDQMLALLHGAQGCSTFIRLQLSRHFKEPIALNSTAMSEDTAIFGGWENLKAGLARVMEKFRPTVVGVMTSGLTETMGDDVRSAIHQFREEHPEHDNVPVVWASTPDYCGSLQEGYAAAVEAIVRSVPEPGASIPDQVTVLPGAHLTPADVEEVREICEAFGLDPIIVPDIANALDGHIDETVSPLSTGGVSPERIRQAGRSAAAIFIGDSLAKAAEALTTTCGMPNYGFTSLTGLAEVDRFMETLSAISGRPIPEKFNRWRSRLMDAMVDSHYQFGLKKVTVALEGDNLKVLTNFLAGMGCEIRAAIAATRVRGLDALPAGDVFVGDLEDLETTAKGCDLIVANSNGRQAAAKLGIKAHLRAGLPVFDRLGAHQKMWVGYRGTMNLLFETANLFQANAGDAQKLAHN
- a CDS encoding YcbK family protein, giving the protein MLLDNADRVVLLTEKERPRGRKIDISLTFLLPHDNWFSVEDGVSDHYFSRRGFLRASLLGVLCLRGIGSALATEFLEESYPVGRLSLRNIHTGEHLSVTYRTPDGEVDLDALNSINWLLRCHFTNQHTEMDLAVIEYLNMVDKVLGGGREFRIISGYRSPEYNRILSEHNGAVAKQSLHMEGKAIDIAVPGVSLAVLRDLAAGFRCGGVGYYPHSGFVHLDSGRFRTW
- a CDS encoding cytochrome c3 family protein; this encodes MRRHSNKTNPVAAGILFITLACWAGNAMGWGTSGDSRSTWGGSGSSLNLNLAFTDCAKCHTSTNNVNRHHDLITKKGKQCLACHTMTADNSGQYTVQVQRDCQACHTSSVHDNVQHNVSTCSRCHGSDVINIHSGWRSYTSTLSVCYLCHTSTNAKVKATIAKGVSGQTVYCTDCHGSNPHSWGGTWGR
- a CDS encoding Fur family transcriptional regulator encodes the protein MPKSNILTTGQEDAFEKACRDAGLRLTHQRLEIYRQLATSTDHPSAETLHQRLRRDNPTLSLDTVYRTLAVFAHHGIINKVETVESQSRFEAKRMRHHHLICSRCKEIIDFQWHHIDEAPLPEETRTWGRIDNKNVVIYGVCNKCLEAKKAS
- a CDS encoding cytochrome b6, which translates into the protein MKKRTLMLTRLLAGGCLGVLAGVAMVQAQAEKSVTSYAPVAVTESISSVISRMKAAKPEIMKRQQNLLAERYDLGNHPAKGITMANGKAVQEGVRVKLPKGMTWEKLARMSPEEIRDKNLYPAGFFPLPHPNHPEGGMLFPKFHIDEIKKQEARDLTRFDLDFDLPDHFLPEFPAPIYLTTRPDLGDVSKGKLVTINNYYELFNGILNPKQLEGLRLLVTPFPQQQFNQTEDRRSEQPSRGVTCFDCHANGHSNSTTHLVGDIRPQEFRHRLDTPTLRGVNIQRLFGSQRALKSVEDFTEFEQRAAYFDGDPVIATKKGINILDRGHQVHAMAEFMALLDFPPAPKLGIDGKLDPRKATESEMRGQELFFGKAKCGVCHPAPYYTDNTMHNLRAERFFKPQMINGRMASADGPIKTFPLRGIKDSPPYLHDGRLLTLEDTVEFFNLLTETTLTEQEKLDLVAFMRQL
- a CDS encoding glutaredoxin family protein, translated to MTASYRFVLMTLLAGMFALPAAGTAAAGSAPQSAVTPQQKEATEFPDVIIYTLSTCPHCAEAKAYLAKRGIPFTNREVDTDDEYMAELIKIFDDMKVPDERRGVPLFVVAGKTRLQGFDKAKLEEAINGGAEK
- a CDS encoding cytochrome-c peroxidase; amino-acid sequence: MKQLSVSLAILCAVATSEAFAADELQQRAQGLFKPVPAKAPTLKGNPASPVKVELGKMLYFDPRLSASHLISCNTCHNVGLGGGDLQATSTGHGWQKGPRNAPTVLNSVFNTAQFWDGRAKDLAEQAKGPVQASVEMNNTPDQVVKTLNSIPDYVALFKKAFPGEKDPVTFDNMAKAIEVFEATLITPDSPFDQYLKGKKKALDGKQTAGLKLFLDKGCVACHGGLNLGGTGYFPFGVVEKPAENILPLGDKGRFAVTNTAKDEYVFRAPSLRNVAITYPYFHSGVVWSLKEAVAVMGSAQFGIKLSDDESEAIAAFLGSLTGKQPKVVYPIMPASTDATPRPRL